The Deltaproteobacteria bacterium genome includes a region encoding these proteins:
- the glgA gene encoding glycogen synthase GlgA, with product MDTSLKVLFLSSEVVPFAKTGGLADVAGALPLALKRHGVDVRVAMPLYRKVREGRFPLVPALDTLEVPLGPDILKASVKQVEMGNEVPVYLIEREDLYDRPNLYGNASGDYYDNLERFAFFSHAALGTAEALSFKPDVIHCHDWQTGLVPALVKGPYWDHPMFSGIPSVFTIHNMGYQGIFPPGKLPMTMLSGTDFFHMGGLEFWGNISLLKAGIMYSEAVTTVSPTYAGEIQTKEYGMGMEGILRDRGHALHGVLNGIDYRIWDPSHDQHLPVNYSPQEMAGKRLCKNALIKEMGLEPSLADAPLLGMISRLDAQKGLDLLVEILDDLLRLNVGLVILGSGDKDIQEAILEAAGRHPGRVGLEMGFNEPLAHRIMAGADIFLIPSRYEPCGLTQMYALKYGTAPVVRATGGLEDTIVSFDRSSKHGNGVKFGLYKAAAFLSAIRTAIDLYTDPEDWKILMANGMQADFSWDRSARRYIEIYQSIRKP from the coding sequence ATGGATACATCGTTAAAGGTTCTGTTTCTTTCCTCTGAAGTGGTCCCCTTTGCCAAAACCGGGGGCCTGGCCGATGTGGCCGGCGCCCTCCCCCTGGCCCTGAAACGCCACGGGGTGGACGTGAGGGTGGCCATGCCGCTGTACCGCAAAGTCAGAGAGGGCCGTTTTCCCCTTGTCCCGGCCCTGGATACCCTGGAGGTGCCCCTCGGGCCGGACATACTCAAGGCCTCTGTAAAACAAGTGGAAATGGGAAATGAGGTTCCGGTCTACCTCATCGAACGGGAAGACCTCTATGACCGGCCGAATCTGTACGGAAACGCCTCAGGGGATTATTACGACAACCTGGAGCGATTCGCCTTTTTTTCCCATGCCGCTTTGGGAACCGCTGAAGCCCTCTCCTTCAAACCCGACGTGATCCATTGCCACGACTGGCAGACAGGGCTTGTCCCGGCCCTGGTTAAGGGACCCTACTGGGACCACCCGATGTTCTCGGGCATTCCTTCCGTGTTCACCATCCACAATATGGGATACCAGGGGATCTTTCCCCCCGGAAAGCTCCCGATGACCATGCTCTCCGGAACGGATTTTTTCCATATGGGAGGACTGGAATTCTGGGGGAACATCAGCCTGCTCAAGGCGGGCATTATGTATTCCGAGGCCGTGACCACGGTGAGCCCCACCTATGCCGGCGAAATCCAGACAAAGGAATATGGGATGGGGATGGAGGGAATCCTTCGCGACCGCGGCCACGCCCTCCACGGGGTTCTCAACGGGATCGACTACCGCATCTGGGACCCGTCCCATGATCAGCACCTCCCCGTCAACTACAGCCCTCAGGAAATGGCCGGAAAACGTCTCTGCAAGAACGCCCTGATAAAGGAGATGGGTCTGGAACCGTCTCTGGCAGACGCCCCCCTCCTGGGGATGATCTCCCGCCTGGATGCCCAGAAGGGACTCGACCTACTGGTGGAGATCCTGGACGATCTCCTCCGCCTGAACGTCGGGCTGGTGATCTTGGGTTCAGGCGATAAGGACATTCAAGAGGCCATCCTGGAAGCGGCCGGACGTCATCCCGGGCGGGTGGGACTCGAAATGGGATTCAACGAACCCCTCGCACACCGGATCATGGCCGGAGCCGACATATTTCTGATCCCGTCCCGGTACGAGCCCTGCGGCCTCACCCAGATGTATGCCCTGAAATACGGGACCGCACCGGTGGTGCGCGCAACCGGCGGGCTGGAGGATACCATCGTCTCTTTTGACAGGTCGTCCAAACATGGAAACGGGGTCAAGTTCGGCCTTTACAAGGCCGCTGCTTTCTTGAGCGCCATTCGAACGGCCATCGATCTGTACACGGATCCGGAGGATTGGAAAATACTCATGGCCAACGGGATGCAGGCGGACTTTTCATGGGACCGCTCAGCAAGGAGATACATCGAGATCTACCAATCCATCCGGAAACCCTGA
- a CDS encoding zeta toxin family protein — protein MRPQCYIIAGPNGAGKTTFALEFLPRFVRCLNFINPDLIAQGISPLDPSRSMTRAGRLVLEEIRRNVSRREDFAFETTLAGRTYYRQINGMKESGYEIRIFYLWVPNVELALSRIHGRVEAGGHPVPEIDVRRRYKRSLDNLFHMYRQLTSSLYFFDNSGEAPIMIFKEEEGDIEVFDESRYREMLGGAMP, from the coding sequence ATGAGGCCACAATGTTATATCATTGCAGGACCCAACGGCGCAGGAAAAACAACGTTTGCCCTTGAATTTTTGCCGCGGTTTGTCCGATGCCTCAACTTCATCAACCCTGACCTCATTGCTCAGGGCATCTCGCCTCTCGATCCATCTCGTTCCATGACAAGGGCCGGCCGGCTGGTCTTGGAAGAGATTCGACGCAATGTGTCCCGTCGCGAAGATTTCGCATTTGAGACAACCCTGGCAGGCCGCACCTATTATCGGCAAATCAACGGGATGAAGGAAAGTGGATATGAAATACGAATATTTTACCTCTGGGTGCCAAATGTAGAACTGGCGCTCTCGCGCATACATGGGAGGGTTGAGGCCGGGGGGCATCCTGTTCCGGAAATAGATGTTCGACGTCGCTACAAAAGGAGCCTTGACAACCTGTTCCACATGTATCGGCAGTTGACAAGCAGCTTGTATTTCTTTGACAATTCCGGCGAGGCACCCATCATGATCTTTAAGGAAGAAGAAGGAGATATAGAAGTGTTCGATGAGAGCCGTTATCGAGAGATGCTGGGAGGGGCTATGCCATGA
- a CDS encoding ORF6N domain-containing protein yields the protein MLSLRGQRVILDADLAALYGVTTKRLNEQVRRNRDRFPEDFIFRLAPEEKAEVVANCDHLSRIKFSAVLPDAFTEHGAIMAASVLNTPRAIQASVYVVRAFVRLREMLAGHKELAVKLNQLESHLKDHDEQIQMIFDAIRQLMAPPDPPRKRIGFEVDEPKARYGKKGKE from the coding sequence ATTCTCTCTCTGCGCGGCCAGAGGGTGATTCTCGATGCGGATCTCGCGGCCCTCTATGGCGTGACCACAAAAAGGCTCAATGAACAGGTGAGGCGAAACCGGGATCGATTTCCCGAGGATTTTATATTCCGTTTGGCCCCTGAGGAAAAGGCAGAGGTGGTCGCAAATTGCGACCACCTTTCGAGGATCAAATTCTCGGCTGTTTTGCCTGATGCATTTACAGAGCACGGGGCAATCATGGCAGCCAGTGTCCTCAACACCCCCAGGGCCATCCAGGCGAGTGTTTATGTTGTTCGCGCATTCGTGAGGCTGCGTGAAATGCTGGCAGGGCACAAAGAACTCGCCGTCAAACTTAATCAACTTGAGTCTCATCTCAAAGATCACGATGAACAGATTCAGATGATTTTCGATGCCATCCGGCAACTCATGGCGCCGCCCGATCCCCCGAGAAAACGGATAGGTTTTGAAGTCGATGAGCCGAAAGCGAGATATGGCAAAAAAGGTAAAGAGTGA